One Pseudorhodoplanes sinuspersici DNA segment encodes these proteins:
- a CDS encoding quinone oxidoreductase family protein — MKAVFFTEHGDLSVLQYGDLPLPEPAPGWVRLKVKACGLNFLDVFSRRGMPGIKIELPGVTGGDCAGVIDKLGEGVEGWQVGERVLPVSHHVDWNTGHFEMLGETRNGAMAEYCTVRASQLMRIPDNVSDEKAATLPCAYGTAHRMLHTRGQIKAGETILILGASGGVGTACVLLAKLTGCKVIAAASSDEKCARLREIGADETINYATTKIDKYIRETTGSLLRGGGVDVVVNFTAGDTWTPSMRCVKRFGRLLCCGGTGGYSATTDIPYLFMSEMTIIGSTGWTAEDQKACLDLAAQGRLDPPIDRVSPLSDGIDAVRAIEDRAVFGKVIVKP; from the coding sequence ATGAAGGCAGTTTTCTTCACAGAACACGGAGATCTGTCGGTTTTGCAGTATGGAGACCTGCCGCTACCCGAGCCGGCGCCGGGTTGGGTCCGGCTCAAAGTCAAAGCCTGTGGCCTCAATTTTCTCGACGTGTTTTCCCGGCGCGGCATGCCGGGCATCAAAATCGAACTGCCCGGCGTCACAGGCGGAGATTGCGCCGGTGTGATCGACAAGCTTGGGGAAGGCGTCGAAGGCTGGCAGGTCGGTGAACGCGTGCTGCCAGTGTCCCATCATGTGGACTGGAACACCGGCCATTTCGAGATGCTTGGTGAAACGCGCAATGGCGCGATGGCCGAGTATTGCACCGTGCGCGCCAGCCAGTTGATGCGAATTCCGGACAATGTGTCGGATGAAAAGGCGGCCACGCTTCCCTGCGCTTACGGCACCGCGCATCGCATGTTGCACACACGCGGGCAGATCAAGGCCGGTGAAACGATCCTCATTCTCGGCGCATCGGGTGGTGTGGGCACGGCCTGCGTTCTGCTGGCGAAGCTGACCGGATGCAAGGTGATCGCCGCCGCCAGCAGCGACGAGAAATGCGCGAGGCTGCGTGAGATCGGCGCCGACGAGACGATCAATTACGCCACCACGAAGATCGACAAATACATCCGCGAGACCACCGGCTCGCTGCTGCGAGGGGGCGGCGTGGATGTTGTCGTGAATTTCACCGCTGGTGATACCTGGACGCCATCCATGCGTTGCGTGAAGCGTTTCGGGCGGCTGCTGTGCTGCGGCGGAACCGGTGGCTATTCGGCGACAACCGATATCCCCTATCTCTTTATGTCGGAGATGACCATCATCGGCTCGACCGGCTGGACCGCCGAAGATCAGAAGGCTTGCCTCGACCTTGCTGCGCAAGGCCGGCTTGATCCGCCGATCGACCGCGTCAGCCCTCTTTCGGATGGCATCGATGCGGTGCGCGCGATCGAAGACCGAGCGGTGTTCGGCAAAGTCATCGTCAAACCGTAG
- a CDS encoding ABC transporter substrate-binding protein: MLKRFAFVMAMLLAAGSASYAQPKRVAIAGWGPHPTLDEAIAGFKKGLAEGGFPEGSGVVFDETNVNFDPALIPQMLTRLSGARPDLMATIATPVSVASRNQLRTRAFPIVFLPIADPVHAGLVSTWDKGDKLMTGSSVALDYQAVLSFFETLLPEMKRLGVLYDTGDDSSKAAVDGIEAVAGKNGMTIVRVGVDNPNELAQRVQSAVGRVDALFTVASGRIQQGMAAVSATADRAKLPVITSVPQAVQQNYALAAFAVSFGQSGEAAGKIAARILKGEDPASIPPYRATAAEHKPMINGAKLKALGLTLPPALANCNCVID; the protein is encoded by the coding sequence ATGTTGAAGCGTTTCGCATTTGTCATGGCCATGTTGCTGGCTGCGGGTTCGGCGTCTTATGCGCAGCCCAAGCGTGTTGCGATTGCAGGCTGGGGTCCGCATCCGACGCTCGATGAAGCGATTGCCGGTTTTAAGAAGGGGCTTGCCGAAGGCGGCTTTCCCGAAGGCTCTGGTGTCGTATTCGACGAGACTAATGTGAATTTCGATCCGGCCCTCATTCCGCAGATGCTAACGCGACTTTCGGGTGCTCGGCCCGATCTCATGGCGACCATTGCAACGCCGGTGTCAGTCGCTTCGCGCAATCAATTGCGTACACGCGCATTCCCGATCGTGTTTCTGCCGATCGCCGATCCCGTTCACGCCGGGCTCGTATCGACCTGGGACAAGGGCGACAAGCTCATGACCGGCTCATCGGTCGCGCTCGATTATCAAGCCGTGCTGTCATTCTTCGAAACGCTGCTGCCTGAGATGAAGCGTCTTGGCGTTCTTTATGATACGGGCGACGATAGTTCGAAGGCGGCGGTCGATGGCATCGAAGCCGTTGCTGGCAAGAACGGCATGACGATTGTCCGCGTCGGCGTCGACAATCCGAACGAGTTGGCCCAGCGCGTACAATCAGCGGTCGGGCGCGTGGATGCATTGTTCACCGTTGCGTCTGGCCGCATCCAGCAGGGCATGGCGGCGGTGTCCGCGACGGCCGACCGCGCCAAGCTTCCCGTCATTACATCGGTCCCGCAAGCCGTTCAGCAGAATTATGCGCTGGCGGCCTTTGCCGTGTCGTTCGGTCAATCGGGCGAAGCGGCTGGAAAGATCGCCGCGCGCATTCTGAAGGGCGAGGATCCGGCGAGCATTCCGCCCTATCGCGCGACCGCGGCCGAACACAAGCCAATGATCAATGGTGCCAAGTTGAAGGCGCTTGGACTGACGCTTCCGCCGGCCCTTGCAAACTGTAACTGCGTGATCGACTGA
- a CDS encoding ABC transporter ATP-binding protein gives MILASQLRKAFNAGTASEKVAISGVDLQVGSGEFVAVIGGNGAGKSTLLNLLAGAILPDEGSIEIDTVAVTRVPEYARAKMVARVFQDPMIGTAPSLTVQENMTLALMRAEGRGLRRALTMSRRDTFRQSLAHLRLGLEDRLDALAGELSGGQRQALSLAMATLCPLKLLLLDEHTAALDPRTSELVMEATVSLISRSELTTLMVTHNMEHALAYASRIIMMNAGQIVADIGADEKKGLTVADLVARFRIKDDRMVLSA, from the coding sequence ATGATTCTCGCATCGCAATTGCGCAAGGCCTTTAACGCTGGCACGGCGTCCGAGAAGGTCGCCATTTCTGGTGTCGATCTTCAGGTCGGATCGGGTGAGTTTGTCGCCGTCATCGGCGGCAACGGCGCCGGCAAGAGCACGCTCCTCAATCTCTTGGCGGGCGCAATCCTGCCCGACGAGGGCAGTATCGAAATTGACACTGTGGCTGTAACGCGCGTTCCGGAATACGCGCGCGCAAAAATGGTCGCGCGCGTCTTTCAGGATCCGATGATCGGGACGGCGCCATCGCTGACCGTTCAGGAAAACATGACTCTCGCCTTGATGCGCGCGGAGGGCCGGGGATTGCGACGGGCGCTGACCATGTCACGCCGCGACACATTCCGGCAGTCGCTGGCGCATCTGCGGCTTGGCCTTGAAGATCGTCTGGACGCTTTGGCCGGCGAGCTTTCCGGCGGCCAGCGTCAAGCTCTTTCGCTGGCTATGGCGACGTTATGTCCTCTCAAGCTGCTGTTGCTCGACGAGCATACGGCGGCCCTTGATCCACGAACCTCCGAACTCGTGATGGAGGCGACAGTGTCGCTGATCTCGCGGAGCGAGCTGACCACGCTGATGGTGACCCACAACATGGAACACGCATTGGCGTATGCCTCGCGCATCATCATGATGAATGCGGGACAGATCGTTGCCGATATCGGTGCGGATGAGAAGAAGGGATTGACGGTTGCTGATCTTGTCGCGCGTTTCCGTATCAAAGACGACAGAATGGTGCTGAGCGCATGA
- a CDS encoding ABC transporter permease translates to MISVFINLIPVTLVQSLIYSFVALAIMIPFRTLSLPDLTMEGSFPLGGCLVAAVLTVGLDPWSSTALAIVAGFLAGAATALVHLYFKIHSLLAGILVATMIWSVDLRVMGMPNKSVRPELSVFDAISPEILLNIWLQIAIFGALVALIVLVLIAFYKSEIGLSLRCVGANARLSPALGINARIYVVLGFGIANALAALGGAIVVQQQGYADVTMGFGILVNGLAALIIGEAIIGRATIDRQIIAPVVGSIIYYQLVSLGLATGLHPSDLKFLTGAFVLITLGLPLLTGRSRSVVGA, encoded by the coding sequence ATGATTTCGGTCTTCATCAATCTCATTCCGGTCACGCTCGTCCAGAGCTTGATCTATTCCTTCGTTGCGCTGGCGATCATGATTCCGTTCCGGACCCTATCGCTGCCCGATCTGACGATGGAGGGAAGTTTTCCGCTCGGTGGTTGCCTGGTTGCGGCGGTTTTGACTGTGGGGCTTGATCCGTGGAGTAGCACGGCTTTGGCCATTGTGGCGGGATTTCTCGCCGGCGCCGCGACGGCGCTGGTGCACCTCTACTTCAAGATCCATTCATTGCTGGCCGGCATTCTGGTGGCGACCATGATCTGGAGCGTGGACTTGCGGGTGATGGGGATGCCGAACAAGTCGGTGCGGCCCGAGCTGTCGGTATTCGACGCGATCTCGCCCGAGATCCTGCTTAACATTTGGCTGCAGATCGCAATCTTTGGAGCGCTGGTTGCTCTGATCGTGCTCGTACTGATCGCGTTCTACAAATCCGAAATTGGACTGTCGCTTCGCTGTGTCGGTGCCAATGCAAGGCTGTCTCCGGCACTCGGGATCAATGCTCGCATTTACGTGGTGCTTGGTTTTGGAATCGCTAATGCCCTGGCGGCTTTGGGTGGCGCCATTGTGGTGCAGCAGCAGGGCTATGCTGATGTCACGATGGGCTTCGGCATTCTGGTGAATGGACTTGCCGCGCTGATTATCGGCGAAGCGATCATCGGTCGCGCAACGATCGACCGTCAGATCATCGCTCCGGTCGTCGGCTCGATCATCTACTACCAGCTTGTTTCGCTCGGCCTCGCTACAGGCTTACATCCGTCCGATCTGAAATTCCTCACCGGCGCCTTCGTGCTGATCACGCTTGGTCTGCCGCTCCTAACTGGACGATCGAGATCGGTTGTCGGGGCGTAG
- a CDS encoding aspartate/glutamate racemase family protein: MTKKQQTRRIGLIGGMSWRSTALYYERLNKALETELGMHRSFCGDICNLDYAALLSMADASDWKGVEAMLSDAATRLARSGCEVIALTAVTAHRWYQPVCSATTGTVPHILTAAADRLDFLGIRKAGVLGTSLTCGSDFVADYLGRGERKLIFLDNNEQDELDHQIQAVLTASDRIDAGRGTLRRAVASLQFHGAEVVVLACTELPLLLPIDAPGITLLDCVALHIDDICNHILSESHA; the protein is encoded by the coding sequence ATGACGAAAAAACAGCAGACCCGCCGCATCGGATTGATCGGAGGAATGAGCTGGCGCTCGACCGCTCTTTATTACGAGCGCCTGAACAAGGCGCTCGAAACCGAACTCGGGATGCATCGCAGCTTTTGCGGAGACATCTGCAATCTCGATTATGCGGCGCTGTTGTCCATGGCCGATGCATCCGACTGGAAGGGCGTTGAAGCCATGCTTTCGGATGCGGCAACGCGGCTCGCCCGGTCAGGCTGCGAGGTCATTGCCTTGACTGCTGTCACGGCGCATCGCTGGTATCAACCGGTCTGTTCTGCCACCACGGGCACCGTGCCGCATATTCTGACGGCCGCCGCGGATCGATTGGATTTCCTTGGAATACGGAAAGCGGGTGTTCTCGGCACATCGTTGACGTGTGGTTCGGATTTCGTTGCCGATTATCTTGGGCGCGGTGAACGCAAGCTCATCTTCCTCGACAACAACGAGCAGGATGAGCTGGACCATCAGATTCAAGCCGTCCTGACGGCCAGCGATAGGATCGATGCCGGCCGCGGAACGCTGCGCCGGGCTGTGGCGTCGCTGCAATTTCATGGCGCCGAAGTTGTGGTCCTTGCCTGCACCGAACTGCCGCTTCTTCTGCCGATCGATGCACCCGGCATCACGTTGCTCGACTGTGTCGCGCTGCATATCGACGACATCTGTAATCACATATTGAGTGAATCCCATGCCTAA
- a CDS encoding VOC family protein: MPKPIGAIDHLLTYVHELEGAASLFRRMGFTLSPVSHIAPMGISNHLVLMTPVANGFANFIELMAVQDQTKLPAPMAKILSGPQAVKSMVLGAADINTAHAAILKQGFEASPPVHVKREWIIGPSESVFPEFDVILPFPAPLPFNCCRYFNVDLYLRPEWLVHANTAKGIRAVLAVAKEPVALLKTFAAMFDEPLTEDGDRAHVVSGGIELVVLSSDAAWKKFGVDRKSAGEVGYLGYVIEVESLDALQSSLSAGGIAYRRDGASIYIDPAVGLGNLMIFREKSGF, encoded by the coding sequence ATGCCTAAGCCGATCGGGGCTATCGATCATCTGCTGACCTATGTCCACGAGCTTGAGGGCGCCGCCTCGTTGTTCCGGCGGATGGGCTTCACTTTGTCCCCCGTCAGCCATATCGCGCCGATGGGAATCTCAAATCACCTCGTCCTCATGACACCGGTCGCGAACGGGTTTGCCAATTTCATCGAATTGATGGCCGTGCAGGATCAGACAAAGCTGCCTGCTCCTATGGCAAAGATTCTGTCGGGTCCACAAGCGGTCAAGTCGATGGTGCTCGGCGCAGCCGACATCAACACTGCTCATGCAGCGATTTTGAAGCAGGGCTTCGAGGCATCGCCGCCGGTGCACGTGAAGCGGGAATGGATCATCGGGCCATCTGAATCCGTGTTTCCAGAATTTGATGTCATCCTGCCGTTCCCGGCGCCTCTGCCCTTCAATTGCTGTCGCTATTTCAATGTCGACCTTTACCTCAGACCGGAATGGCTGGTGCATGCCAACACCGCAAAAGGCATTCGGGCCGTTCTCGCTGTTGCAAAAGAACCAGTTGCGTTGCTGAAGACGTTTGCTGCGATGTTTGACGAACCATTGACGGAAGACGGAGATAGAGCGCACGTGGTTTCCGGTGGCATTGAGCTTGTTGTCCTCTCGTCCGATGCAGCTTGGAAGAAATTCGGCGTCGATCGCAAGTCGGCAGGGGAAGTCGGCTATCTCGGTTACGTGATCGAAGTTGAATCGCTCGATGCGCTTCAGTCTTCGCTTTCGGCAGGCGGAATCGCGTATCGTCGCGACGGTGCATCCATTTATATCGATCCGGCCGTTGGGTTGGGCAATCTCATGATTTTCCGCGAGAAATCTGGCTTCTGA
- a CDS encoding IclR family transcriptional regulator, translating to MAKAKKFSARSRGKAEDEGGVSNLLAASEKLQGIQSVETGIEVLDALVDGGGPLTLGEVARATGLSLSQARRYLVSLVRCGLAVQDQATGRYDLGSRSLRLGLAALARVEAIDLATSALKELVAKIREGGTLAVWGEEGPTVVGWLRGGIGVTSLGLGTIFPLLSSATGHVFLAYLSSDLTEAKLQRELGSEKMSADVRKRIEAIKCDVRKAGYGWLKGHFIENIRGAAAPIFDSQGELVAVLAIAGADRRDAHGNDPSVTTLVETASQVSRQLCFRPM from the coding sequence ATGGCCAAAGCAAAAAAGTTCTCCGCACGCTCGCGCGGCAAAGCCGAGGATGAAGGCGGAGTGTCCAACCTTCTGGCTGCGTCCGAAAAACTGCAGGGCATTCAGTCGGTCGAAACCGGCATTGAGGTCCTTGACGCATTGGTGGACGGCGGCGGACCATTGACGCTGGGCGAGGTAGCACGAGCGACCGGTTTGTCGCTCAGCCAGGCACGACGCTATCTTGTCAGTCTGGTGCGTTGCGGACTTGCGGTCCAGGATCAGGCAACCGGCCGATATGATCTCGGCTCGCGGTCGCTGCGGCTCGGCCTTGCGGCACTGGCGCGTGTCGAGGCCATCGATCTCGCCACATCGGCGCTGAAGGAACTGGTCGCCAAGATCCGTGAGGGCGGCACGCTGGCTGTATGGGGAGAAGAAGGCCCCACAGTGGTAGGTTGGCTTCGTGGCGGCATTGGTGTGACATCGCTCGGATTGGGAACGATCTTTCCGCTCTTGTCGTCTGCTACTGGCCATGTGTTTCTTGCTTATCTCTCCAGCGATCTGACAGAAGCGAAGCTTCAGCGTGAGCTTGGCAGCGAAAAGATGTCGGCTGATGTTCGCAAGCGCATCGAGGCGATCAAGTGTGACGTCCGAAAAGCTGGCTATGGCTGGTTGAAGGGACATTTCATCGAGAACATCCGTGGCGCCGCGGCACCCATCTTCGATTCCCAAGGCGAACTGGTGGCGGTTCTCGCGATCGCAGGGGCCGATCGAAGGGATGCACATGGGAACGACCCTTCGGTCACGACGCTGGTCGAAACCGCATCGCAGGTTTCGCGGCAACTCTGTTTTCGGCCAATGTAA
- a CDS encoding TonB-dependent receptor family protein, giving the protein MRLDSRAGHGGSLRAAWLSGAAAILAVTGAYGQDAPPDTGPDNTVLLETITVTSPRQRAAVPVRPVAGSGSPISSDSTPSTVASSNPPSFEAQQQRFERRPGAETVVSVTEREPGKLTNLGDIFQETPGVFISESGTFISMRGSDIANEGSRNGRGIRAYLDGFPLGRTEAGFTNALIDPLATDYVEVYRGGNSLRYGALATGGALNFVSKTGRSAPGTGLTVFGGSFGTLQTQIENGGVRGPFDWYLQGNLFEKDGYQIHTSQQDYRFSGNVGWNITPNIESRTFFAVGKTNLDMGDSVPLDQLETQRRGAVGWATQYNARLDFEYQRLANRTTIHDGNTTYELGSYFLNTGLDHLPVPMAGIIDYGWRDMGLSGRVEHKTSLAGLPTELVAGLRIGYTEGDFDRFQHLNQGTAKGRQIYDWAFSSWLVESYAESAIEILPRVRLFTGLQGVFTTRDLDDQYRGGAVATVPPIPGSIPQPGRVNALLGYERDFQALNPKFGVNLEHTRNHFVFANVTRSFEVPSGADFANIFAVDRGLGRIPQLDAQSAWTWETGVRGGWERFKYDITFYHMRLHNEILTRCATEIGAGCTSSNTVAFNADHTIHNGFELGVKTLPFVNVFKDGDSVFANVVWNYTDFRFDDDPVFGNNRLPVIPEHQLYSELGYRHPSGFFGSVNLRYLSDRSTTFDGSGGDAFVVPGYTLLGAKVGWQAPDKSWSVFVEGRNLSDVVYAADFAPSPTVPVTQNPGRPPFTFTPTRSPMVKPGEGRAVYAGLSVRF; this is encoded by the coding sequence TTGAGGCTGGATTCGCGGGCGGGCCATGGCGGCTCGTTACGAGCGGCGTGGCTTTCCGGCGCGGCCGCGATCCTCGCCGTGACAGGCGCCTATGGACAGGATGCGCCACCCGATACTGGTCCCGACAACACCGTGCTGCTGGAGACCATCACCGTCACATCTCCACGCCAACGGGCTGCGGTGCCGGTCAGACCTGTGGCGGGTAGTGGGTCGCCCATCTCATCCGATTCAACCCCGTCGACCGTGGCCAGCAGCAATCCCCCGTCGTTCGAGGCGCAGCAGCAGCGGTTTGAACGACGGCCGGGCGCGGAGACGGTCGTGTCCGTCACTGAGCGTGAGCCCGGCAAGCTGACCAATCTAGGTGATATCTTTCAGGAAACGCCGGGCGTCTTCATCTCGGAAAGCGGTACGTTCATCTCGATGCGTGGCAGCGATATCGCCAACGAAGGGTCGCGCAACGGTCGCGGCATCCGTGCCTATCTCGATGGCTTTCCCCTTGGTCGAACAGAAGCGGGCTTCACCAACGCGCTGATTGATCCGCTCGCGACCGACTACGTTGAAGTTTATCGCGGCGGCAACAGCCTGCGCTATGGAGCGCTCGCCACGGGCGGCGCCCTCAACTTCGTTTCCAAAACCGGCCGGTCGGCGCCAGGCACCGGCCTCACTGTGTTCGGCGGCAGCTTCGGCACGCTTCAGACACAGATCGAGAATGGCGGGGTTAGAGGACCATTCGATTGGTACCTGCAGGGCAATCTCTTCGAGAAGGATGGCTATCAGATCCACACCAGCCAGCAAGACTACCGCTTCAGCGGTAATGTCGGTTGGAATATCACGCCCAACATTGAGAGCCGTACGTTTTTTGCCGTCGGCAAGACCAACCTGGACATGGGGGATTCAGTCCCGCTTGATCAATTGGAGACACAACGACGCGGCGCCGTCGGCTGGGCGACGCAATATAACGCCCGTCTCGATTTCGAATATCAGCGGCTCGCGAACCGGACGACGATCCACGACGGCAATACGACGTATGAACTCGGCAGCTATTTCCTGAATACGGGACTGGATCATCTGCCAGTGCCGATGGCTGGTATCATCGATTATGGCTGGCGCGATATGGGCCTGTCAGGCCGGGTCGAGCACAAGACTTCGCTTGCCGGCCTTCCGACTGAACTCGTCGCTGGTCTGCGCATCGGCTACACCGAAGGCGATTTCGATCGCTTTCAGCATCTCAATCAGGGCACGGCGAAGGGCCGCCAGATCTATGACTGGGCCTTCTCATCATGGCTCGTCGAAAGCTATGCCGAAAGCGCGATCGAGATTTTGCCGCGCGTTCGCCTGTTCACTGGCTTGCAGGGTGTCTTCACCACCCGCGATCTCGATGACCAATATCGAGGCGGCGCGGTCGCAACGGTGCCGCCGATTCCCGGTAGCATCCCGCAGCCTGGGCGCGTCAATGCCCTTCTGGGTTACGAACGCGATTTTCAGGCGCTGAATCCGAAATTCGGCGTCAACTTGGAACACACCCGCAATCACTTCGTGTTTGCGAATGTGACGCGCAGCTTTGAGGTGCCGAGCGGCGCCGACTTCGCCAATATTTTCGCCGTTGACCGCGGCCTGGGGCGAATCCCGCAACTGGATGCACAGTCGGCCTGGACGTGGGAAACCGGTGTGCGTGGTGGATGGGAGCGCTTCAAATACGACATTACATTCTACCACATGCGCCTGCATAACGAGATCCTTACCCGATGCGCAACGGAAATCGGCGCCGGTTGCACGTCCTCTAATACAGTCGCCTTCAATGCCGATCATACGATTCACAACGGCTTCGAGCTTGGCGTGAAAACTCTGCCGTTCGTCAATGTGTTCAAGGACGGAGATTCGGTCTTTGCCAACGTTGTCTGGAATTATACGGACTTCCGTTTCGATGATGATCCCGTGTTCGGCAACAACCGGCTTCCGGTCATCCCTGAACATCAGCTTTACAGCGAATTGGGTTATCGCCATCCGTCCGGATTTTTTGGTTCGGTCAATCTGCGGTATCTGAGCGATCGTTCCACCACATTCGATGGGTCGGGTGGAGATGCTTTCGTCGTGCCGGGCTATACGCTGCTTGGCGCCAAGGTGGGCTGGCAGGCACCCGACAAGTCCTGGTCGGTGTTTGTCGAGGGGCGAAACCTCTCCGACGTTGTGTATGCCGCGGACTTTGCTCCGAGCCCGACTGTGCCCGTTACACAGAATCCTGGCCGGCCGCCGTTCACCTTCACCCCGACGCGTTCGCCCATGGTGAAGCCTGGTGAGGGACGCGCCGTCTATGCAGGCTTGTCCGTGCGGTTCTGA